Genomic window (Capricornis sumatraensis isolate serow.1 chromosome 16, serow.2, whole genome shotgun sequence):
aaataaagggTTGAAATTTGTTCGTTTCAATATAAGCAGTTGCACTGGCCCCTATGCTCGTTTGTCTATGTAAAGCCTAAATTTTACAATATATTCGAAAAAGTACAAACCTCCTTAAGCCTTACAGATAGTCCTTGCATATTTTTCCTCAGAACAAGTTACCTAATAACCTTAAGTTCCTTATAGTAGCAAATCTAAGAGATACTACATTAGTGATTCTTCCCAGATAAAGATCCTCAGGAAAGTGATTTACAAAGAACAAGTGGACAGAATAGTTGCTGTCACTAAATGTATTCTTCACTGTGTCAGAACAAATTACTTCGAGAAAAATTCAAGACTTCTGAATTACTGCTCCCAATCACTGAAAAACGATACATTTTACTAATGAGAAGGAAATAGTTATGCTTTTTTGTCTAATACAAACTCCCAGCAGCATTGTCTTAAGAATGAAATGAAGGAAGGTATCCAGTTATGTCCATAGCTGTCCCAAGTAAGGACTATCTGGGGTTCCTTTCTAACCGTTCCCTTTTTAGGTCCTATAGGAAACTGAAAGTTTAATGAGAATTCTCTCACTCTCTAACTGAAGAACTAGCATTCAGGACTCTATTTGCCTAGCAAACAGTTCCCCAGAGTCAGTTTTGATCATCTTAAATGCTAAAACAGATTTAGAGCTAAAATCCCCATCAGTTCAATATCAACATATAGAAAGCTTAAGCCCAATGAATTTCTATCACTACCTTAGTTACAAAACCATGATCGCTTATCTGTCTCTTAAAATCCACAGAATTTTGATACCTGAAGCTTCTGGCTGCATGACTTGATCTTAAGTGATGGCAAAATCTGACATGAACTGATGTAAGGATATTTACCATCTTTATTTATCCTGCATAGCTAAATATTCATAGGCTCTTTGAAATAATGTCAATCTATTGAATTAGGATGAAATCATCAAGATCCCAGTGACATGATTATATAACATCAAGAATATGATCTTGTAACCTttctaaactctggaaaattattttcctaaaacaCACGGCCCCAAGAGTTCAGGTGACAGACTATAGGTATCtggtgtgagtgctcagttgctcatcatgtccggctctttgcgactccatggacatgagcccaccaggctcctctgtccatgggatttcctaggcaagaatactggactgcattgccatttccttcttcagaggatcttcctgacccagggatcaaatctgcttgttcacctctcctgcattgcaggtgaattctttactgctgaaccgccagggaagccccgtagATATCTATGAGAGATTGAACACACTGAAGGTCATGAATAATGATTAATTCATCTCTGTAGGATATTAGTAGAGCTGGATTTTAAACTAGTAAAGGCTCACTACTATTTTGAGATTATATATCTCTGAAATCATTATTTAACAAAAGCTTTTGGTCAAAAAATGCATAACTTTTCAAGTAAATTGGACAACTAGAGCTATATATTTCCAAAAtttggaaatattaaaataattcatcAATAGAGCCTATAGCCTCCTCCTCTGGATTATATTGTTTGTTCTTCTGATCACCACACAGGCCAATTTTTATGGTCACATAATTCCTCATTGTTCTTCCTCAATCTCTTTTCCTTTAACATGCTTTGGTTCCCTTAATTCGTTTTCCAAAGGCAAGTGGGCAGATAagtactgttcttttttttatgtcCAAACCATCAAGGAGAAACTATTCCATTAACCATCATTTATGGTTTCAAAACCTTTTTATGGAAAGTATTTGAAATACAGGGAACATTGAGTGTCTGTCCTTCCAAACAGCATTTACACTTGTGTAATAAGACATTATTTtcaagcacaaactggaatcaagattgctggggaaaatatcaataatctcacatatgcagatggcactacccttatggcagaaagtgaagaactaaaaagagcctcttgatgaaagtgaaagaagagagtgaaaaagctggcttaaagctaaacattcagaaaactaagatcatggcatctggtcccatcattccatggcaaatagatggggaaacaatgcaaacagtgagagattgtattttggggggctccaaaatcactgcagatggtgactacagtcatgaaattaaaagacgcttgcaccttggaagaaaagctattacaaacccagacagcatactaaaaagcagagacattactttgcctacaaaggtccatctagtcaaagctgtggtttttccaatagtcatttatgggtgtgagagttggactataaagaaagctgagcaccgaagaactgatacttttgaactgtggtgttggagaaaactcttgagagacccttggactgcaaggagcgcaaactagtcaatcctaaaggaaatcagtcctgaattttcattggaaggacaaatgctgaagctaaaactccaatactttggctgcctaatgcaaagagctgactcattggaaaagaccctgatgctgggaaagattggaggcgggaggagaaagggatgacagaggatgagattgttggatggcatctccgactcaaaggacaggtttgagtaagctccaggagttggtgatggacagggaagcctgtcttgctgcagtccactgggtctcaaagaattggacacggctgaactgaatgactgaataagaTATAGTCTCTCTTAGCCAGTGCGTATAAAATGTCTAGGTAACTTATTGGATGATTCAGGTACTAGCTTAGCATTGATTGTCCAGTCAAAGTCAGCTCATGGTCAGGCATCATATCTCTAGGAAATTTACTTATATAGGTAAAAATTTTTCCTGGAAGTCCTTACTAAGTATCAGCATATAATGACATTTGGAAAGATTCACTTGAAGAAGGTAATAAGAAAACATCTTCCTTCACAAATATCTTTCATCTGCATGGAGTCAGTTTTGAGTCCCACCTATCAAGGAATTTGTTTTCACCTCTTCTTTCCTCCATCTGGATCCCTCAAAGGGTGAAAGGGATCTCTGCAGTAGCTGATAGTATTTCTGGACCTGTGATGCTGGCAGATTCTCTGTGATGCTAACGATTCCTACCGTGTGACCAATGAAAGAGGGGCGAAGCCAAACAGTCTTCAATTTTCAAGGTAAATAAGATGacaaaatccaattttaaaagcCATCTTGAAAGCGTATAGTTCTTCAGTATGTGGCATTGACAACTCAAATTTTCAGATGCCTCCATGGAGACAAGATATCATTGCTGTGGTCTGAGTCTCTGATACATAAAGGAAACTTGGATATTTAGCAGTATGTTTTAACTAGGGTGTTTTAACTAGAGTTCTCGCCAGAGCAAAAGCcacacacattgtaaagcaagagAAAATAAGAGTGCTTCTCCCTGAGGGTTATGTACTAGAGCCAGCTCCAAATTATCTCTGTGAGAGGAGTTAAATTCAGTCCCCCGGGGGTGATGATCTTGGGTCTGAGAAATGCTTAGAAGGAGATATAAATAGACAGTTCTAGATTTCCTATTTAGGTTTGGAGCAACTCAACTAGTTAAATATCTTCAGGAGCTTAGAAAGTATAGGTAAGTAAACTGAGTAATGTTCAGTGAAAACGTGTAGAAaaagataataggaaaaaaaagccaGCAAACTGCAGAAACAGCTCATTCTTTCCAGAACTTAAATATCTTGCATTTCTTTCAACTCTGACCTATGAAGTATTAGACATTAATTGTATATGACCTGCAAttgcagtttctttctttctttttttttttttttaaatgggcactCTGCAAagagcagaaatatatatttttttcttttaaaatctgttgaTGTCGTTTTTCTTTGATATGAAGATTTGAATGTTGTGTTTAGAAGATTAAGCTTATGTTCCAAAAGTTAAAAACAAGGTTCACTAGTTAAACAAGCTTGGTAATTAAATATAATGTGCATATGCACATGCATGTAAATATATGCATGGATTTTTCCACAGAATTTAGTGAATATGAAATATATGTCAGGTTCTGGACTAGGCAGATTAATAAACTGAAAGAGAGAGTATAACTGCCTTCTGTATGTAACAAAGATGTTGCATCAGCAATGGAACAAGAATAAGACTCCATTTCTAAGCTCAAGTGTTCATGACTATGCTGAATCACCTTCACCTTACAAAAGTAAAATGCCAGATTTGGAGTGAAAATTACCAATTGAGACCATATGTCTGGTATAAGAAAATAAGTCCTGGTCTTTCTGGGTACCTTAAACCAGTTCAGTAGCTGTTTAGTGGATCATAAGACTGAAGTCTAGAAAATTAAGCTTCTTCAAAGTAACAATTGTCTTGGTCTTAATGATGATAATTTTGCATGTGCCCTGGTTGCATGTTTTGAGGATAAAAATATATCTGAGTTATATATCAACCTCCATAAAACACTAACTACGGaatttattcatgtttttaaaactgaagtatagttgatttataatgctgtattATTTTCAAGTGGACtgtgaagtgattcagttttatatacatatacatagatatttcatattcttttccatcacagGTTATTGCAAgatgttgagtatagttccctgtcctaCATAGTAGGTCTTTTtgttatatctattttatatatagtattctgTACATGTTATTCCCAAACtactaatttatctctccccactccccctctCCCAACCCCTGCCCTTCATTCCCCTTAGGTAATCAtaaattttctgtgtctgtgactgACTCATATTTTAATTGATGTTTATTTGTAGATATCTTACTAAACTTCAAATTAAGTAACTTGTTTAATAGTCATGTAGTTTGAATATGACTTCACCATTCTATGTGGCCCTAGAACTACACTGTTTCTATTAACCACATGCTGCCTGTGTGCACATGTTCAGGCCCGGTCAGATTATGGCATCAGTAATATTGCAAAGTAATACCCTGATACCCAGACCTACAAATTAATAACTGTAGGTTATAAGACTACAATTAAAGCAGATCATGGATGTCCCCAAAGATCACCAGGGCAGTTGGAAGAAAGATAGGaaaatttgttttccttccttcccatcttCATTTCTGTGTTTCCTTCAATCacatctctcttctctcccccGTCTCTAACATCCTGATGAAGCCCAACTCTAAACCCCCACTGTATACCTATACTTCACTCATGTACAGGGCTCTGGCATAGATATGTGCCAGACACACTTCAAAATTAACCTTTACTCTCACTCtctgaaatataaaaatctatCTTAAAAGAAATTTTGAGCAGTTAATTTTGGCTATATGTTAAATGGTTGAATAATTGGTTTATGTAATTAAAAAGTAGATCCATAGACATAAGAATCTCAATTTTAttccagaatttttaaagaatcacGTATCAGTTAAGAAAAGGCCTAATGGGATGATTATTTGGGTATTTTATATTCTAAACTGTAACTCAAGAAACAGGGGTCTGAACATTCTAATCAGTCGGTCACAAAGTTGCTCAgtaatatccaactctttgtgaccccacggattgtagccagctaggctcttctgtccctgagactctccaggcaagaatactggaatgggtagtcattcccttctccaggggatctttccaacccagggattgaaccaaggtctcccacattgcaggcggattctttaccatctgagccaccagggaaatccagtaGTTTAAATTGGAACATTCCAATAGTATAAAGCAATAGGTCAGGATATGGAacacttaataaaaaataaatatagtaaagtatACTGTTCAATTAATATACTGAACTTCAGTAGAATCAAGGGGTGAAGAGGTATTTGTTTCTAAAGCTCACATGCCTTCTCGGAAAATAAGACATTTAACTAACTTTGATTTGAGAATAGGGACTAGGGAAGAATGCAATCCAGCTGTTTTATACATGTGTCTATAACTGCACTTGAAGCTATAGgtttatgtgtatacacacacacacacacacacacacacatactgtatcTCCCAGCCTGCCTTTTGACTCAGCATCTTCCTTGCTTCTATCCACTTTCCTTTGGAACTAAGGAAAATTTTGATCAACAAATAACACCCTTCACTTTTTCTGAAGGACTGTGGACCCTTGCTTTATAATGTGAAATCATTGTGATTTGCTGTTGTGGTGAtatttagaaatacaaaatatatagtCTAATTTTCAATCAGTGATAGAAGTGagatagaatatatttttttcctttaccaaATGCTAGGCAAATCCATCTAAGAAGCCAAGTCAGTCTGGCATTGTACATAGTTTAAGTTTTCAATGTGCATCCTACAATTTCAAGAAGTGTATTGAAGGATCAGGATCAATCTGATTCACTTGTGTATCCTCAATGCCTGGCATAGGGCTTAGCATCAAGCTGGTGGTTCATTAATGTTGAAGAGGGCATATACTTTGAAACCTATTTTGTCAAACTCTAGTTCCTTCCCTCTTCCATAAGCTGTATACTTCGATTTACCATCTGTCTATTTTTCTCAGGGACATGATCAGCAAACATTTTGATAACATGTTTTTGTAACTAGTTTTATTTTGATAGATTGTGTTAGATGGTGGTTTAGTTCAAAGCTTTCAAATTCACTTTGGCTGAGTTTAAGTCCAGTGGTACCTACAGCAAGAGTCTAAaagctttggaaaaaaatttttttttccatcttataGGGATAACAGTAGCCATGTTATGGATTATCATAAAAGTATTTTCAACAGGTTAAGGTGAAAACTTAgtaagttaatatatgtaaagtattaTGATGCATATTACACTTTTACTAAATATTAACTGATATCCTTTTCAAGATACAAGATTCAATTATTCCATGGAGGAAATCAAGAGTGCAATTTTAGGCTAGTTAATCTATCTTACTGTCCTTTCATAGtaacaaatcagaaaagaaatctgATCAGACATCACAGGGACTAAGGTGGTGCTCCTGAACCTGAGCTCAGCCCTGTGGTCTTTCCCTGAAGGTCCTGGATCTGGAATAAGCAGTCATAGATGGCTCCTTCCTCTTACAATTACACCAGTCCTCAGGATCTGTGGTACATCCTGATTGGAATCCCAGGACTAGAAGATGTGCACACCTGGATCTCCATCCCCATCTGTTTTATGTACATTGTTGCTATTGTAGGTAACCTCTTCTTGATCTTCCTGATTGTGACCGAGCAGCGTCTCCATGAGCCCATGTATCTCTTCCTTTCCATGCTGGCTTTAGCAGATGTCCTGCTCGCCACATCCACAGCTCCCAAGATGCTGGCCATCTTCTGGTTCCACTCCATGAACATATCCTTTGGTAGCTGTGTATCCCAGATGTTCTTCATACATTTCATCTTTGTGGCAGAATCTGCTATTCTCCTGGCCATGGCAtttgaccgctatgtggccatctgttaTCCACTGAGATACACTGCGATCTTAACCTCCTCAGCCATTGGGAAGATTGGCATAGCAGCTGTGGTCAGGAGCTTTATTGTATGTTTTCCATTCATCTTTCTGGTACATCGACTTAGATACTGTGGGAGAAACATCATTCCCCATTCCTACTGTGAGCACATGGGCATTGCCAGATTGGCCTGTGACAATATCAATATCAACATCATTTATGGCTTGACTGTGGCCCTGCTGTCTACAGGACTGGATATAATGCTCATCATTATGTCCTACACAACAATCCTTTGCAGAGTGTTTCAGATACCTTCCTGGACTGCGAGATTTAAGGCCCTTAGCACATGTGGTTCCCACATCTGTGTCATACTTATGTTCTATGCTCcagcattcttttcattttttgcccATCGGTTTGGGGGTAAAACCATTCCTCATCACATCCATATCTTAGTAGCAAACCTCTACGTGGTGGTGCCCTCAATGTTCAACCCCATTATCTATGGGATAAAGACCAAACAGATTCAGGacagagtaattttatttttctcccccaTCAGcatatgttgttttttttaaaaaaggctacaTATTGGGTATTTCTGAATAAAACACTCACTGCCTAAAAGTCTGTTTCAGTGAGGAATGGGAATAAACGAAATTCacaaaaaacattaaaacacACCAAAAACTGTTAGGATCTGCCCCAAAATGCCAATGCCAGTGCATTTTTCCTAAAGTTCTTAAAGAgtttagaaaagaatattttaaattaatgtcaTTTTCAATTCTCCTAGCTAAACATTCTATTATCATGTCTTTTAACTTATTCTTAAGGACACATAAAGAACAGTGAAccagagaaatatattttaggaCTCAACCCAGACAGGTTTTTCCTGTATAGATCGGGGGAGTAGGAGTGGTGAAAGGCTGTACATTTTTTATAAACATTCTGCTGAAATTCTGATAAAGTAAATTCAGCTGAAATACAAAACATTCCTGCTGAAGTCAGCAAATACTTGGATGAGTAGCATGAAGCCACCATATTATAGTTATTTTTGTCTGTACCTGTTTCTTAAGTTAAAACATGAGTTCTGAAATCAGATATTTTCTAATTCACTAATATCTTATAAAGTCCAGTATAAAAAATAAGTACATGGTATATTTTGAGTCAATTTTTCTACATATTGGGGATTTTAGGCCCAAATCATCAAGGAAGATTTCATGGAGGGACAAGAAGATTGGAAAGGCTTATAcccaggataaaaaaaaaaaaaaaggcaattaaagATCAGAATATTTACCCAGAATCTTGTATTAAAAAGGCTTTAAACACACCAAATATAATTATCTATAAATTGtgtctgagtgagtgagtgaagtcgctcaattgtgtctgactctttgcaaccctgtggactgtagcctaccaggcttctctgtccaagggattctccaggcaagaatactggagtgggtttccatttccttctgcaggggatctttccgacccagggatcgaactcaggtttccCTCATTGGAGGCATACGCTTGTGTCTAGATTTCACctaattccttcttttttattaaacatttttatagtctctgctttttcaagACCTAATATCCTGTCATGAGAATGTGAAATTTGACATTACTTggagctttccttgtggctcaaacagtaaagaatctgcctgcaatgcaggagacctgggttccttccctggatagggaagatcccctggagaagggaatggctactcactccagtattcttgcctggaaaagcctatggacagaggagactggtgggctacagtccatgggatcaaaagagtcagagatgactaaccgactaacactttcacacttttttcaattttacacttaaataaataaataaaagctttgaggcattcttttgaatatttgcaaattttccagttattttcctctttttctgtaaCATAGCTATATATAGTAGTCAACATAAGAAGTGAAAAGATGTTTCCTTGACCTTTGAAGTCTTGAATTATGATTTGAcatatattatattcattttaatttcagcAAGGGAGTATATTTCAGGGATGATATTTTAGTATCTGTCTTATTGGtttgataattaaataaatatatcatataAGGAAgttagtatttaattttttaatttggagCATGATAATAACTGTTATGAATATAGACACTAAAAACCCAACTCACCAAACTGAATCTAGCCCTACTGCCAATAATCTATAGAAAAATGACTTCACAGAAAATGACATTAAATAAAATCTTGACAAGAGTTGCAACAAAGACACTTCTGGTTCAGTGGAAAGCTCTTCAAGgaatgaagggaaggaagagaataaACAGATTCCAGCATGATGACAAAATGTTTGTTTAAGTGGTATAAATCTTAAAACACAAAGTTTCCTTATACTTGATTACAGCagtggagaaataagaaaaatgccAATTTCACATCtagaatgtataaaatataacaagaattaaaaaaaaaaacacttgaatcAATATTTCAATGTTAAAGAAACTTTCAGCTTGAGGGTTTAGGTGTTTGTAGATGCTAGAAAGGAATTAGGATATTGTTGTCTGTGCTTCTCTCCGAAATTCATCTCTGAACTGTTGTCTTGGAATTTTTGAAGGGGCCTGTGTTCATTGTATATTGTTCATTATTAGGTTAATAATTCTCTTTGAAATGACCTAAACATTCAATGTAATGTAAGCCCAATTAAATACATATTGAAATATATGTCTGATGTTTCTGAGAATACTCATGCTTGGCTAGTTGCTCCTGGAAGAGTCCTGACTCATCTTGCCTCCCCTGCCAATCAACTAAGCACATATAAGGAGAGGTAGCAACTATacccacggagaaggcaatagcagcccactccagtactcttgcctggaaaaatcccatggatggaggagcctcatgggctgcagtccatggggtcgaacagagtcggacacgtcggaagtgacttagcagcagcagcagcagcaactatatCCACAGCCCAGTGGGAAGAAAACAGCAGGAGAGGGATGCATGGATTGATGTGCCTGCTCTCAGTTCCACCTGAGTAAGTACCTGATATGTAGGACCAGCTGTAGTTAAGCCCAATGTTGTGCTGGTTCTGGTTTGTACCAGTTTGAGGAAGCTGGTTACAAACACATCACATACCATCTCTGCATTCAGTGGTATCATGTTGGTTGCTTGAAACTGCTCAGCATGGGAGTATTCAAAGAAGTTGGCAATGGGTACAGGTCAAGGCATTTTTATCCAGAGAACTGATTGGTTTACCATTTACATTTACCATCACTCGAGTGGTTATACTTTACAAAAAGTGCTAGCTTAATAGGAGAGGAAGACTTCATCCTCACTTACCACACCCAGCCTTGAGCCAATCCTGAAATCTATCTTTGACCCCTATCTTAATACACAAGGCTCTGTTACAAGTGAGTAGAATTTTAGTGTGTATAAACTTGTTCCTAGATAAAGAACCCTGGTCCTGAGCCCTAGTACCATCATCACACTCAGCTTGTGATATCCTGATGGCTTTGGTGATATTCTCAACTTGAATTCCAGATTTCAG
Coding sequences:
- the LOC138092163 gene encoding olfactory receptor 52Z1P-like → MAPSSYNYTSPQDLWYILIGIPGLEDVHTWISIPICFMYIVAIVGNLFLIFLIVTEQRLHEPMYLFLSMLALADVLLATSTAPKMLAIFWFHSMNISFGSCVSQMFFIHFIFVAESAILLAMAFDRYVAICYPLRYTAILTSSAIGKIGIAAVVRSFIVCFPFIFLVHRLRYCGRNIIPHSYCEHMGIARLACDNININIIYGLTVALLSTGLDIMLIIMSYTTILCRVFQIPSWTARFKALSTCGSHICVILMFYAPAFFSFFAHRFGGKTIPHHIHILVANLYVVVPSMFNPIIYGIKTKQIQDRVILFFSPISICCFF